AGGTCACCTCGTACAGCAGCCGCAGATCGCCCTCCAGCGACCCGGTGTCGGGCACGGGCAGGCCCTGGACGGCGAGCGCGGAGACGATGTCGAGCACCAGGTGCAGCTTGGAGCGCCAGCGCCGGTACACCGCCGTCTTGCCGACACCCGCGCGGCGCGCGATCCCCTCGATGGACATCCGCGCGTAGCCGACCGCCGCGAGTTCCTCGAAGACCGCCGCCCGGATCGCCTCCGTCACGTCCTCGCGCAGCACCGCCGCCCCGGCGGGGGCCCGGCGGCGCGGGCGCGGCTGCGGCTCGTCGGCGTTGGTCGTCATACGAGCCAAGCATAGGGGCGTCACGACGGAACGGTTGCGTTCCGACGCCGGAACGGTTGCGTTCCCTCGCCGCCACGCCCTACGCTCACGTCACGACGATACGGTCCCGTCCCGACGTAAGTGAACGCACGAGGTCACTCGGGTGAACGCCGGGCGCCACCCCCTCCCACGAGCGAAAGCAGCGGATGTGAGCCAGGTCCTCGACACACCGCCCCCGACACCGGCCCCGGCCGCGCCCCCGGGCGACCTCGACCTCGCGGCCCTCGCCGCGCGCCACGGTCTGTCCGTCAGCGGCGCCCGCCCCTCCCTGCCGCAGTACGTCCGCCAGCTGTGGGCGCGCCGGCACTTCATCGGCGCCTTCGCCACCGCCAAGCTCACCGCCCAGTACAGCCAGGCCAAGCTGGGCCAGCTCTGGCAGGTGATGACGCCCCTGCTCAACGCGGCGGTGTACTACTTCATCTTCGGCGTGCTGATGAACACCAAGCAGGGCGTGGACGACTTCGTCCCGTTCCTGGTGACCGGCGTGTTCGTGTGGACGTTCACGCAGAGCTCGATCATGGCGGGCACCAAGGCCGTCTCCGGCAACCTCGGCCTGGTGCGCGCCCTGCACTTCCCCCGGGCGGCGCTGCCGGTCTCCTTCTGCCTCCAGCAGCTCCAGCAGCTGCTGTTCTCGATGGCGGCCCTGGTCGTGATCCTGCTCGCCTTCGGCGTGCCGCCCGCCGCCTCCTGGGTGCTCGCGGTCCCCGCACTGGTGCTGCAGTTCGTGTTCAACGCGGGCGTGGCCCTGGTCATGGCCCGGGTGGGCTCCAAGATCCCGGACATGGCGCAGTTGATGCCGTTCCTGCTGCGGACCTGGATGTACGGCTCGGGCGTCATGTTCAGCATCCATCACATGACCGGCCCGGACAGCGGCCTCCCCTCGTGGATCGGGCCGCTCCTCCAGGTCAACCCGGCCGTCGTCTACATCGACCTGATGCGCTTCGCGCTGATCGACAGCTTCGGCGGCGGCATGCTGCCGGACCACGTGTGGGCGCTGGCCCTGGGCTGGGCCCTGGTCGCCGGGATCGGCGGCTTCATCTACTTCTGGAAGGCCGAGGAGACGTACGGTCGTGGCTGACAACACCGGCATCACCGAGCAGGCGGACGAGCGCGTCCCCACCGTCATCGCCGACGGCGTCGACATCGTCTACCGGGTCAACGGCACCGGCGCGGGCCGCGGCTCCGCGACCGCCGCCCTCCACCGCATCCTGCGCCGCGGGAAGGCCGAGAAGGCGTCGGGCGTGCGCCGGGTGCACGCCGTGCGGGGCGTGTCCTTCGTGGCGTACCGGGGGGAGGCGATCGGCCTGATCGGCACCAACGGCTCCGGCAAGTCGACCCTGCTCAAGGCCGTGGCCGGCCTGCTCCCGGTGGAGAACGGCCGCATCTACACGGACGGCCAGCCCTCGCTCCTGGGCGTCAACGCGGCCCTGATGAACGACCTCACCGGTGAGCGCAACGTCCACCTCGGCGGTCTGGCGATGGGCATGTCCCGCGCCCAGGTCAAGGAGCGCTACCAGGAGATCGTCGACTTCTCCGGGATCAACGACAAGGGCGACTTCATCACCCTGCCGATGCGCACGTACTCCTCCGGCATGGCGGCCCGGCTGCGCTTCTCCATCGCCGCCGCCAAGGACCACGACGTCCTCCTCGTCGACGAGGCCCTGGCCACCGGCGACCGCGCCTTCCAGAAGCGCTCCGAGGAGCGCATCCGGGAGCTGCGCCGGCACGCCGGCACGGTGTTCCTGGTCAGCCACAGCAACAAGTCCATCCGCGACACCTGCGACCGGGTGCTGTGGCTGGAGCGCGGCGAGCTGCGCATGGACGGGCCGACGGACGAGGTGCTGAAGGAGTACGAGAAGTTCACCGGCGGCCCGGACAAGGCGGCGAAGCCCAAGCCCGCGCCCAAGGCGGCAGCGAAGCCGGCGGCCGGGGCGAGGACGGCCGCCTGACCGCCCCGCCGCCGGTCCCCCTTCGCCCGGGAGGCGCACGCTCGACCGACCCTTTCGCCCGTTTGATGCCACTATGAACCGAACAGGCCGAGCAACCAGGAGTGCGTCGGGAGCGACGAAGGCGAAGGAGTCCCCGCGATGCCCGAGACCCCCGAACTCAGCGTCGTCGTCCACGGCCCCAACGTCCAGGACCACCTGCCCGCCCTCCTCGGCTCCCTGGCCGCCCAGCCGTCCGCCGGCGTCGAGGTGATCGTCGCCGCCGTCGGGGACTGGGCGCGGGAGGCGGCCGAACGGCACGAGCCCGCGTTCACCGTGCTCCCGCTGCCGGAGGGGGCCGGCGACGCCGCGGCCCGCGCGGCGGGAGCGGCGCGGGCCCGCGGCCGGTGGCTGCACTTCGTGCACGCCAAGGACGGACTGCCCGCCGGCGCCCCGCGCACGGTCGCCGAACACGCGGCGCGCCTCCCCGACACCGTGGACGTCCTGCTCTTCGACCACGTCCGCAGCACCTGGCGGACCTCCGGCCTGCCCTCCCCCGACGGCCCCCGCCTCGCCCGGGCGGGCAGCGCCGGCCTGGCCCTCGACGACCGCGCGGCGCTGCTCGGCCTGACCCCGCTGCTCGGCAACCGTGCCGTGCGCGCCGCCTTCTGGCGGGACCGCGAACGGCTCCTCACCACCGACGACGAGCCGTTCGCCGCGTACGCCGCCCTGCTGCTCGCCGACCGCGTCGCCTGTCTGCCCCACGCCGCGTACGAGGTCCGCGCGCTGCGTCCGCAGAGCCTGCCCCCCGTCCCGCCGGAGCGGCGCCACGCACTGGTCGAGCGCTACGAGAGCCTCCTCGACCTGGCCGCCGGCCGCCCGGCCGCCTACGCCGTCCTGTACGACCTGATGGTCCGCGACTGCCTGCGGACCTTCGCCCGCGCCGGGATGCCGGACGACGTCGCGCGGGAGTTC
This region of Streptomyces ambofaciens ATCC 23877 genomic DNA includes:
- a CDS encoding TetR/AcrR family transcriptional regulator, which encodes MTTNADEPQPRPRRRAPAGAAVLREDVTEAIRAAVFEELAAVGYARMSIEGIARRAGVGKTAVYRRWRSKLHLVLDIVSALAVQGLPVPDTGSLEGDLRLLYEVTSRALRHPVASQIIPDLQAEAARNPDIAEALRKTLREGQDGVASRILAAAGERGEVGPALDTDLALDLISGPLYWRSVVIRSPKLPKGYLGALARATAEGLKAL
- a CDS encoding ABC transporter permease; this translates as MSQVLDTPPPTPAPAAPPGDLDLAALAARHGLSVSGARPSLPQYVRQLWARRHFIGAFATAKLTAQYSQAKLGQLWQVMTPLLNAAVYYFIFGVLMNTKQGVDDFVPFLVTGVFVWTFTQSSIMAGTKAVSGNLGLVRALHFPRAALPVSFCLQQLQQLLFSMAALVVILLAFGVPPAASWVLAVPALVLQFVFNAGVALVMARVGSKIPDMAQLMPFLLRTWMYGSGVMFSIHHMTGPDSGLPSWIGPLLQVNPAVVYIDLMRFALIDSFGGGMLPDHVWALALGWALVAGIGGFIYFWKAEETYGRG
- a CDS encoding ABC transporter ATP-binding protein, encoding MADNTGITEQADERVPTVIADGVDIVYRVNGTGAGRGSATAALHRILRRGKAEKASGVRRVHAVRGVSFVAYRGEAIGLIGTNGSGKSTLLKAVAGLLPVENGRIYTDGQPSLLGVNAALMNDLTGERNVHLGGLAMGMSRAQVKERYQEIVDFSGINDKGDFITLPMRTYSSGMAARLRFSIAAAKDHDVLLVDEALATGDRAFQKRSEERIRELRRHAGTVFLVSHSNKSIRDTCDRVLWLERGELRMDGPTDEVLKEYEKFTGGPDKAAKPKPAPKAAAKPAAGARTAA